One segment of Streptosporangium brasiliense DNA contains the following:
- a CDS encoding CPBP family intramembrane glutamic endopeptidase — translation MSFTPLSFVLTAVLIGYLAVVSPLLGKRTYDRLARTRDQDPTVYRRMFTLWSAELWALAAVALLIVAVEPGLDAAGVGLAIKEPLDDTLGTVAGFLVAATAGVLVLRWLAAKGRPVPGQQAFHHLLPRTPAERWYAAGLSVTAGVTEEIVYRGLLIAVGTHAFGLSEGGAAFGALAVFVLGHLYQGWRGMLMVTLIGFSLTSLYLRTDSLLLPILLHALIDLRGLVLTPRPRRELVGHAV, via the coding sequence GTGTCGTTCACCCCTCTGTCGTTCGTCCTGACGGCCGTCCTGATCGGCTATCTGGCCGTCGTCAGCCCCCTGCTCGGCAAGCGCACCTACGACAGACTGGCCCGGACCCGCGACCAGGACCCCACGGTCTACCGCCGGATGTTCACGCTCTGGAGTGCCGAGCTGTGGGCGCTGGCCGCCGTGGCGCTGCTCATCGTCGCCGTGGAGCCGGGTCTCGACGCCGCGGGCGTCGGCCTGGCGATCAAGGAGCCGCTGGACGACACCCTCGGTACGGTCGCCGGCTTCCTGGTCGCCGCCACGGCCGGAGTGCTCGTCCTCAGGTGGCTGGCCGCCAAGGGCAGGCCCGTCCCCGGTCAGCAGGCCTTCCACCACCTGCTGCCGCGAACCCCGGCCGAGCGCTGGTACGCCGCCGGCCTGTCGGTGACCGCCGGCGTCACCGAGGAGATCGTCTACCGGGGCCTGCTCATCGCGGTCGGCACGCACGCGTTCGGCCTGAGCGAGGGGGGCGCGGCCTTCGGCGCGCTGGCGGTGTTCGTCCTCGGCCACCTCTACCAGGGCTGGCGCGGCATGCTCATGGTCACCCTGATCGGATTTAGCCTGACCTCGCTCTACCTGAGGACCGACAGCCTGCTCCTGCCGATCCTGCTGCACGCGCTGATCGACCTCCGCGGCCTGGTGCTCACCCCGCGGCCGCGACGCGAGCTAGTCGGGCATGCGGTCTAG
- a CDS encoding acetate/propionate family kinase — protein MGTTDPAVLTVNAGSSSLQLHLVQNGRVLRTSHSEKSPDPAEAERTLSDFLDAAPEHGPVAAGHRLVHGGDAVRRPAVVDDEVLAAVRECADLAPLHVPPALALVEICRRRLPGIPHVLCPDTAFHADLPEPAATYPLPPEWRSRYGLRRYGFHGLSYAWTLGRASRLLGRPAETLHLVLTHLGGGSSVCAVRQGRSVDTSMGFTPLEGVPMSKRSGSVDPGMLLWLLSGSRLSLEELREGLEHRSGLLGLSDGRSGDTRDLVNAGDHASALALEVFAHRVAREIAAAATSLGRLDALVFTGEIGWDQPEVREAVCRRLGLLGVEPPVRADLDADGAVSARGAAVPVLVVRPREELQLARDTLGALGDAR, from the coding sequence ATGGGAACCACCGATCCGGCGGTGCTCACCGTCAACGCGGGGTCGTCGAGCCTCCAGCTCCACCTCGTCCAGAACGGCCGGGTCCTGCGCACCTCGCACAGTGAGAAGAGCCCCGACCCGGCCGAGGCCGAACGGACGCTGTCGGACTTCCTCGACGCCGCGCCCGAGCACGGGCCGGTGGCGGCCGGACACCGCCTCGTGCACGGCGGCGACGCCGTACGGCGCCCGGCGGTCGTCGACGACGAGGTCCTGGCCGCGGTGCGCGAGTGCGCCGACCTCGCCCCGCTGCACGTGCCGCCCGCGCTCGCGCTCGTCGAGATCTGCCGGCGGCGGCTGCCGGGGATCCCGCACGTGCTCTGCCCGGACACCGCCTTCCACGCCGACCTGCCCGAGCCGGCCGCCACCTACCCGCTGCCGCCGGAGTGGAGGAGCCGGTACGGCCTGCGGCGCTACGGCTTCCACGGGCTGTCCTACGCCTGGACCCTGGGCCGGGCGTCGCGGCTGCTGGGGCGGCCCGCCGAGACCTTGCACCTGGTGCTCACCCATCTCGGCGGGGGCTCCTCGGTGTGCGCGGTCCGGCAGGGCCGCAGCGTGGACACCTCCATGGGGTTCACGCCGCTTGAGGGCGTCCCGATGAGCAAGCGGTCGGGCAGCGTCGATCCCGGCATGCTGCTGTGGCTGCTGTCGGGCTCCCGGCTCTCCCTCGAAGAGCTGCGTGAGGGGCTGGAACACCGCTCCGGGCTGCTCGGGCTCTCGGACGGCAGGTCCGGTGACACGAGAGACCTGGTGAACGCCGGGGACCACGCCTCCGCCCTGGCCCTGGAGGTGTTCGCCCACCGGGTGGCCCGCGAGATCGCCGCCGCCGCGACGAGCCTGGGCCGGCTCGACGCGCTGGTGTTCACCGGGGAGATCGGCTGGGACCAGCCGGAGGTCCGCGAGGCCGTCTGCCGCAGGCTCGGGCTCCTCGGCGTCGAGCCGCCCGTCCGGGCCGACCTGGACGCCGACGGGGCGGTGAGCGCGCGGGGGGCCGCGGTGCCCGTGCTGGTGGTGCGGCCGCGCGAGGAGCTGCAGCTCGCCCGCGACACCCTCGGTGCGCTCGGCGACGCCCGGTAG
- a CDS encoding PadR family transcriptional regulator codes for MTSDRRASWLKGVLDLLVLASLTAGENYGYEIAKDLAESGLGQIKGGTLYPVLNRLEEAGLVTAEFRVTERGPGRRYYRLTDQGRQTLAEQGGLWLGFDESVRAVLARGRAEALQPAGSQGEEPR; via the coding sequence ATGACGAGCGATCGACGAGCGAGCTGGCTCAAAGGCGTGCTCGACCTGCTGGTTCTCGCCAGCCTGACGGCCGGCGAGAACTATGGCTACGAGATCGCCAAAGACCTCGCCGAGTCGGGCCTCGGTCAGATCAAGGGCGGCACCCTCTATCCGGTGCTCAACCGGTTGGAGGAGGCGGGGCTGGTCACCGCCGAGTTCCGGGTGACCGAGCGCGGGCCCGGCCGCCGCTACTACCGGCTCACCGACCAGGGCAGGCAGACGCTTGCCGAGCAGGGCGGGCTCTGGCTGGGCTTCGACGAGTCGGTGCGCGCCGTACTGGCCAGGGGCCGCGCCGAGGCTCTTCAGCCCGCGGGTTCACAGGGGGAGGAGCCCCGATGA
- a CDS encoding ArsR/SmtB family transcription factor: protein MHAFDVLGDPVRRRILELLADGELSAGEIGAVVQEEFGISQPGVSQHLRVLRDNGFATVRAQGTRRLYAVDPAPLREVDLWLERYRRFWERSLDALGTELARGRRERRTRSAAEAGPPDGTPRTEDREDM from the coding sequence ATGCACGCGTTCGACGTTCTCGGCGATCCGGTGCGGCGCCGGATCCTGGAGCTGCTCGCCGACGGCGAGCTGTCGGCCGGCGAGATCGGCGCCGTCGTGCAGGAGGAGTTCGGGATCTCCCAGCCGGGGGTCTCACAGCACCTGCGCGTGCTGCGCGACAACGGGTTCGCGACCGTCCGCGCCCAGGGCACCCGGCGCCTGTACGCCGTCGACCCCGCCCCCTTGCGGGAGGTCGACCTCTGGCTGGAGCGCTACCGCCGGTTCTGGGAGCGGAGCCTGGACGCCCTCGGCACCGAGCTCGCCCGGGGAAGGCGCGAGCGCCGGACGCGGAGCGCCGCGGAGGCGGGCCCCCCGGACGGCACACCCAGGACGGAGGACCGGGAAGACATGTGA
- a CDS encoding HAD-IA family hydrolase produces the protein MTAPHRTDLEESVTTWMLLDYGEVISLAQPAEEVAAMAAVAGQDPEAFRDRYWRHRDLYDRGQDPHLYWGNVLGRELAAADPVVAELNAADVASWSHLNPASLDMLGELTGRHRLALLSNAPEPLAAAIDHAPWATMFAHRFYSCRLALAKPDAAIFEKVLDGLGAAPGEVTFLDDRADNIDAAAALGINAVLYRAQPYPHGG, from the coding sequence GTGACCGCCCCGCACCGGACCGACCTGGAGGAATCCGTGACCACCTGGATGCTGCTGGACTACGGCGAGGTGATCTCCCTGGCGCAGCCGGCCGAGGAGGTGGCGGCGATGGCCGCCGTCGCGGGCCAGGACCCCGAGGCCTTCCGCGACCGCTACTGGCGTCACCGGGACCTCTACGACCGCGGCCAGGACCCCCACCTCTACTGGGGGAACGTCCTCGGCCGGGAGCTGGCCGCCGCCGACCCCGTCGTGGCCGAGCTCAACGCGGCCGACGTCGCGAGTTGGTCCCACCTCAACCCCGCCAGCCTCGACATGCTCGGCGAGCTCACCGGCCGCCACCGGCTCGCGCTGCTGTCCAACGCCCCCGAGCCGCTGGCGGCGGCCATCGACCACGCCCCCTGGGCCACGATGTTCGCCCACCGCTTCTACAGCTGCCGCCTGGCCCTGGCCAAGCCCGACGCCGCCATCTTCGAGAAAGTCCTCGACGGGCTCGGCGCGGCCCCCGGCGAGGTCACCTTCCTCGACGACCGGGCCGACAACATCGACGCCGCGGCGGCACTCGGGATCAACGCCGTGCTCTATCGTGCGCAGCCGTACCCGCACGGAGGGTGA
- a CDS encoding DUF6789 family protein produces MTRDLVNGAAGGVLATAVMSAVMLAGDRAGLMPDQPPKRIARAFLPGHRHRPKRGEGALGAITHFGFGAACGALYALTCGRRRPPVALGVAYGLAIWLVSYQGWVPRLGILPPISGDRPGRPAVMAAGHAVYGAVLALVVNGLGTAGDGR; encoded by the coding sequence GTGACACGTGACCTCGTGAACGGAGCCGCCGGCGGCGTGCTCGCCACCGCGGTGATGAGCGCGGTGATGCTCGCCGGAGACCGGGCCGGCCTGATGCCGGACCAGCCGCCCAAACGGATCGCCCGCGCCTTCCTGCCCGGCCACAGGCACCGGCCCAAGCGGGGTGAGGGGGCGCTGGGCGCGATCACCCACTTCGGCTTCGGCGCGGCCTGCGGTGCCCTGTACGCCCTGACCTGCGGGCGGCGGCGCCCGCCGGTCGCCCTCGGCGTCGCCTACGGGCTGGCCATCTGGCTCGTCAGCTACCAGGGGTGGGTGCCGCGCCTGGGCATTCTGCCGCCGATCTCCGGTGACAGGCCGGGGCGCCCGGCGGTCATGGCCGCCGGCCACGCGGTCTACGGCGCCGTGCTCGCCCTTGTGGTGAACGGTCTCGGCACCGCCGGTGACGGCCGGTGA
- a CDS encoding isoamylase early set domain-containing protein produces the protein MIKRGKPTKNGQVKLTFTVPADQPLGGISLVGDFNDWDPYAHPMQRKDNGTYQVSLTVPSQQPIRFRYLADGGVWFDDADADHHDEHGGRLHPAGGNLATPIM, from the coding sequence ATGATCAAACGCGGTAAACCCACCAAGAACGGCCAGGTCAAGCTCACCTTCACCGTGCCGGCCGATCAGCCCCTGGGCGGGATCTCGCTGGTCGGGGACTTCAACGACTGGGACCCCTACGCCCACCCGATGCAGCGCAAGGACAACGGCACCTACCAGGTGAGCCTCACCGTCCCGTCGCAGCAGCCCATCCGCTTCCGCTACCTCGCCGACGGCGGAGTGTGGTTCGACGACGCCGACGCCGACCACCACGACGAGCACGGCGGACGCCTGCACCCGGCGGGTGGAAACCTCGCGACGCCCATCATGTAG
- a CDS encoding anti-sigma factor antagonist (This anti-anti-sigma factor, or anti-sigma factor antagonist, belongs to a family that includes characterized members SpoIIAA, RsbV, RsfA, and RsfB.) gives MTGVAGFRNGTHREIDGRRIPAGEARTAVIRRSYDAPIEDVRDARTDPDRLIRAASPDPGVHADPLNCPEPRAYGGDSGFRLCTAPHKGAVSNSRRQRGNMTRLSVTVSDHPHFSVVSLAGDLDKLSAPQLEEALAGLLTRGHVRIIIDTADLGFCDSTGVWALLTSMRRTYEQNGWLRLAGVHGFLARLLELTRLSEAFPIDPDVSESLRRASEGSLSAFR, from the coding sequence GTGACCGGCGTCGCCGGCTTCCGCAACGGGACCCACCGCGAGATCGACGGCCGCCGGATCCCGGCGGGCGAGGCCCGCACCGCGGTGATACGGCGCAGCTACGACGCGCCGATCGAGGATGTCCGGGACGCCCGCACCGATCCGGACCGGCTGATCCGGGCCGCGTCCCCTGACCCCGGCGTTCACGCCGACCCGTTGAACTGTCCTGAGCCACGGGCGTACGGTGGTGATAGTGGTTTCCGTCTTTGCACGGCTCCCCACAAGGGCGCTGTCTCCAACAGCCGTAGACAGCGGGGCAACATGACTCGACTTTCCGTCACGGTGAGCGACCATCCACATTTCTCCGTGGTCTCGCTCGCCGGTGATCTAGACAAATTATCGGCCCCACAGCTTGAGGAGGCACTCGCGGGACTGCTGACGCGAGGACACGTCCGGATCATCATCGACACGGCGGACCTGGGTTTCTGCGACTCCACAGGGGTCTGGGCGCTGCTGACGAGCATGCGTCGCACCTACGAGCAGAACGGCTGGCTCCGGCTGGCCGGCGTCCACGGATTCCTGGCCCGCCTCCTGGAGCTGACCCGGCTGAGCGAGGCGTTCCCCATCGACCCGGATGTGAGCGAGTCCCTGCGGCGGGCCTCCGAGGGGAGCCTGTCGGCCTTCCGGTGA